The stretch of DNA TACGTGATACTACTCAGGTACTAATTGATGTTTACCACGTCGGTGGTAATACTTACGTCCAGCCATTAAAAGCGTCGGATCGTTATTCCCAACAAATGTTTTTACCTCACCTAATCACTGCTGATGGTTGGGAATCTGTCTCGAGTAGTGGTGATGCAGCAAAGATATTGTCAACTGCCATCAAAAGGCCGGTTAATGTTAGCTCTGAGTCAATCGCCCCGTGGGATACCGTGTATCGTAAGCTGCTACAAGACACTGATGATACGCTGGCGCTAAAGGAAGAACTATCACGAATGATGATTGGTAATCATAAGAAGCTGGTACAACTATCCGATCGCTATCTAACATTGGATGATCTGCTACAGGTACGAGACCGCCTTATTGGTTCAGGGCGAATCGGTGGAAAAGCAGCCGGCATGCTGCTGGCAAGGAGTGTTCTGTTTTCAGAGAAAGGTCGGACTGACTTTTCGCAGGTGTTGGAAGAACATGACTCCTTTTATGTAGGCTCAGACGTCTTCTTTACCTTCCTGGTGAACAATGATCTCTTCCAACTTAGGCTGGAACTAACAAAAACAGGCAGGATATCGCGGGATGAATTCGACAAATTAGAACAAAGATTTCTTGAAGGCAAGTTCGCAGAAGAAACGATGGAACAGTTCCGGGGCATGATTGATTACTACGGGCAGGCGCCCATAATTGTCCGCTCGTCAAGTCTTCTTGAGGATGGTTTTACGGATGCCTTTGCTGGTAAGTATCGGAGTGAGTTCTGCGCTAACCAGGGAAGCCCTGAAGAACGTTTAGAGGCGTTCTTAAAGGCAATCAAACTGGTTTATGCGAGTGCCTTAAACCCCGATGCTCTCGCCTATCGTCATAGGCGGGGATTGGGTGAAGGCGACGAACAGATGGCAATCCTCGTACAGCGGGTCTCCGGTATACCTTACAAGCAATACTTCTTCCCGAGCCTGGCTGGGGTGGCCTTTTCCCGCAATCTGTATGCTTGGACCGACCGCATTGACCCCCAAAAAGGCATGATAAGACTGGTGTTCGGTCTGGGAACTCGGGCTGTTAACCGCGTCAGTGGCGATTATCCCAGAATGATAGCTGTGAGCCATCCCCAAATCAGGCCTGAGACTGGCATGGAAGTAGCCAAGTACTCCCAACGGATGGTGGACGTTCTCAATCTTGAAGATAATGCCCTTGTGACTAAACCTTTCGTTGAAGTCATTGAGGGAGATAAATACCCTATTCTAAACTTGCTGACATCCGAAATGGCCGATGGTTACCTGCGTGACTGGTTTGTGACCTCACCGGGCAGCTCGGGTAAGAACTTGATCTTAACCTTTAACAATCTAATAAATCAAACTGCGCTGGTCAATATAATTGGGGAGATGATAAGCAAGCTGGAAAAAGCCTGGGGGCAGCCGGTAGATATTGAATTTACAGCCTATATCGACAGTGAGAAAAAAGTGAGGGTCAACTTGCTGCAATGTCGAACATTACGCGTGCCTACGCTAGTGGGCACAAGGGTTAGTATCCCAGAGAAACTGGAAAGAGAGCGTGTTCTTTTCCGCTCTAGTCGGGCGATAAATGCAGGGATGGTTGACGATATCGGCTACATTATCTACATTGACCCGAAGAAATATGCTGAAGTGGCGACAATAGATGATAAGAAGACTTTGGGACGAGTGATTGGCAAGTTGAACAATCACCTGCGTCAGAAGGGGCACAAGGTCATGATGATGGGGCCAGGACGATGGGGTAGTAATAATATCGAGCTTGGTGTGAATGTAGGCTATGCAGACATTGATAACACCGCCGTCCTGGTAGAAGTTGCCCGTGAAAAGGCTGGCCACACCCCGGAAGTCTCCTACGGCACCCACTTCTTTCAAGATTTAGTCGAGTCTAACATACTTTACCTTCCAGTTTATCCCGACGAAGCTGCTGCTGATTTTAACACCGAGTTCTTTTCCCAGTCACCTAATCTACTAAAGAACTTAATGCCAGAACTAAGCAATTTTGACAACATTGTTCACCTGATTGACGTGCCAATAGCTACAGATGGCGCTTTAGCTAAAGTCATAGTTAGCCCGCAGACTCGTAAGGCCATCTGCTTCTTGGATAGAAGCGTAGTATCGAATACTAATAATGGAAAGAGAGGGAAAGGAAAATGAATCTGCAAAGACCAAACTCTGATGAGGCTACAAGGACTGCCAACCGCTCCCGAAGCGTATCACCTGCAAGCGGCATATGCTCACGGTGTATCGATGGGTGTACCGGAAACTGCGAAGTGTTCAAGGCAACCTTTCGCAGCAGGGAGCTGCTCTATCCTGGACCCTTCGGTGATATTACCGCCGGCGGAGACAAGGACTATCCTGTTGATTATTCACACTTAAATATACAGGGGTATGCCTTGGGAGCCAAGGGCTTACCAGATAATGTTGCCGGGGACTCGGATTCCGCTATTTTCCCGGCAGTAAAAACTGAGACTGAGTATGGTTGGGATAAGAAGGTCAGGATGTGCCTGCCGGTATTTACCGGTGCCCTCGGTTCTACCGAGATTGCCCGCAAGAACTGGGAGCACTTCGCTGTTGGCGCTGCCCTTAGCGGTATAACGCTTGTCTGCGGCGAAAATGTGTGTGGCATTGACCCTCAGCTTGAATTGGATAGTCATGGCAAGATTACTTCCGCGCCGGATATGGACCGCCGCATTGAAATCTATCGGCGTTATCACCGTGGGTATGGTGAAATTCTGGTGCAAATGAATGTTGAGGATACTAGGTTGGGGGTAGCTGAGTATGTAAGCCAGAAGCACGGGCTGGATACCATTGAGCTAAAATGGGGGCAAGGCGCTAAATGTATCGGTGGTGAGATTAAGGTTAATAGCCTAGAGCGGGCCCTGGAGCTGCAAAGACGCGGTTATATCGTCACCCCTGATCCTTCACACCCCCTCAGCCAGGCAAGTTTTAAGGATGGCTCACTGAAAGAATTTGAGCGTCACAGCCGCCTCGGCTTCATTGATGAAGAAAGCTTCTATGCCGAAATAGAGCGATTAAGGAATCTGGGCTTTAAGCGTATTACCTTGAAAACGGGAGCCTATGGTCTACGTGAATTGGCCATGGCGATAAGATGGGGCTCAAGAGCAAAAATTGACCTGTTGACCATAGATGGTGCTGGCGGTGGTACCGGAATGAGTCCCTGGCGCATGATGGAGGAATGGGGTATGCCCAGTCTCTATCTTCATGCCGCTGCTTATGATTTCTGTGAGAGACTGGCTAACCGGGGTGAGCGGGTACCCGATATCGCCTTTGGTGGCGGATTCAGCAGCGAGGATGGTGTTTTCAAGGCGCTGGCTCTGGGTGCACCCTTTACCAAAGCGGTATGCATGGGTCGGGCGCTTATGATCCCGGGCATGGTGGGGAAGAACATTGCGCTATGGCTTAAGGATGGCAAGTTGCCCAATACCGTTAGCCAGTTCGGGTCAACACCGGAGGAAATATTTGTCTGTTACGAAGAGATTAAGGATTTAGTCGGCCCTGAAGAAATGAAGAATATCCCACTCGGTGCTTTAGGCATATATAGCTACAGTGAAAAGCTGCGGGTAGGCCTCCAGCAGATAATGGCCGGAGCCAGGTGTTTCAGCTTGCCGGCAATCAGCCGTAACGACCTTATGTCACTAACCGATGAGTGTGCCAGGGTCACTAGCATACCTTACCTGATGAATGCCTATAGAGAAGAGGCGATAGATATTCTAGAGGATCG from Dehalococcoidales bacterium encodes:
- a CDS encoding FMN-binding glutamate synthase family protein, which gives rise to MNLQRPNSDEATRTANRSRSVSPASGICSRCIDGCTGNCEVFKATFRSRELLYPGPFGDITAGGDKDYPVDYSHLNIQGYALGAKGLPDNVAGDSDSAIFPAVKTETEYGWDKKVRMCLPVFTGALGSTEIARKNWEHFAVGAALSGITLVCGENVCGIDPQLELDSHGKITSAPDMDRRIEIYRRYHRGYGEILVQMNVEDTRLGVAEYVSQKHGLDTIELKWGQGAKCIGGEIKVNSLERALELQRRGYIVTPDPSHPLSQASFKDGSLKEFERHSRLGFIDEESFYAEIERLRNLGFKRITLKTGAYGLRELAMAIRWGSRAKIDLLTIDGAGGGTGMSPWRMMEEWGMPSLYLHAAAYDFCERLANRGERVPDIAFGGGFSSEDGVFKALALGAPFTKAVCMGRALMIPGMVGKNIALWLKDGKLPNTVSQFGSTPEEIFVCYEEIKDLVGPEEMKNIPLGALGIYSYSEKLRVGLQQIMAGARCFSLPAISRNDLMSLTDECARVTSIPYLMNAYREEAIDILEDRYNGHSDRDAIGSLLSYMGTSRRVRTYE
- a CDS encoding PEP/pyruvate-binding domain-containing protein: MDTQGIIAEKIQSGLPPLDQLLQGLRFGDNVVWQVDRLEDYPYFAKPFVEQAIKDGFDCIYLRFASHTAILEPQPGLTIIKVNPVPGFDYFTGEVHRIIEERGGKAFYIFDNLSDLVDEWATDELLANFFQITCPYLFKVDAVAYFALRRGQHGHNAIARIRDTTQVLIDVYHVGGNTYVQPLKASDRYSQQMFLPHLITADGWESVSSSGDAAKILSTAIKRPVNVSSESIAPWDTVYRKLLQDTDDTLALKEELSRMMIGNHKKLVQLSDRYLTLDDLLQVRDRLIGSGRIGGKAAGMLLARSVLFSEKGRTDFSQVLEEHDSFYVGSDVFFTFLVNNDLFQLRLELTKTGRISRDEFDKLEQRFLEGKFAEETMEQFRGMIDYYGQAPIIVRSSSLLEDGFTDAFAGKYRSEFCANQGSPEERLEAFLKAIKLVYASALNPDALAYRHRRGLGEGDEQMAILVQRVSGIPYKQYFFPSLAGVAFSRNLYAWTDRIDPQKGMIRLVFGLGTRAVNRVSGDYPRMIAVSHPQIRPETGMEVAKYSQRMVDVLNLEDNALVTKPFVEVIEGDKYPILNLLTSEMADGYLRDWFVTSPGSSGKNLILTFNNLINQTALVNIIGEMISKLEKAWGQPVDIEFTAYIDSEKKVRVNLLQCRTLRVPTLVGTRVSIPEKLERERVLFRSSRAINAGMVDDIGYIIYIDPKKYAEVATIDDKKTLGRVIGKLNNHLRQKGHKVMMMGPGRWGSNNIELGVNVGYADIDNTAVLVEVAREKAGHTPEVSYGTHFFQDLVESNILYLPVYPDEAAADFNTEFFSQSPNLLKNLMPELSNFDNIVHLIDVPIATDGALAKVIVSPQTRKAICFLDRSVVSNTNNGKRGKGK